A stretch of the Medicago truncatula cultivar Jemalong A17 chromosome 5, MtrunA17r5.0-ANR, whole genome shotgun sequence genome encodes the following:
- the LOC11426814 gene encoding cytochrome c oxidase subunit 6b-1 — MAETPNSSQTLAEEYYVKDKQEKKEVAEKPVAVEKPVAVEEVEKPKEATPVEAVVEKTVEETIPAAPVVAEESSEVTPPAAEENAQEESSETVVEENSGDQEEAEEKPEIKLETAPVDFRFPTTNQTRHCFTRYIEYHRCVAAKGDDAPECDKFAKYYRALCPGEWVDRWNEQRENGTFPGPL, encoded by the exons ATGGCGGAAACTCCCAACAGCTCCCAAACTCTCGCTGAG GAATACTATGTGAAGgacaaacaagagaaaaaagagGTAGCTGAAAAACCAGTTGCTGTCGAAAAACCTGTTGCAGTCGAGGAAGTTGAAAAGCCAAAGGAGGCTACTCCTGTGGAAGCTGTTGTTGAGAAAACTGTAGAAGAAACAATTCCTGCTGCCCCTGTCGTTGCTGAAGAAAGCAGTGAAGTCACCCCTCCTGCTGCTGAAGAAAACGCTCAAGAGGAAAGTAGTGAAACTGTTGTCGAAGAAAATTCTGGTGATCAAGAGGAAGCCGAAGAGAAACCTGAAATTAAG CTTGAGACTGCTCCAGTAGATTTCCGTTTCCCAACTACTAATCAAACAAGGCATTGCTTTACCCGATACATTGAATATCATCG ATGTGTAGCTGCAAAGGGAGATGATGCACCAGAATGCGATAAGTTTGCTAAGTATTATCGTGCTCTTTGCCCTGGCGAATGG